The genomic interval cttcatgttttataaaatatacctcatataaaactattatacctcatcaatgtatgataaatagaacgcgagctacacatgtttaaaccttcaaaccgctcttctgtaaaattggccgttttcagatacgtttataaacgtagggaccgtcgaaatAATTATCCCAGTAGGTGCCGTCCCGCGTCcgcgttttgttttcgatgcaaactcgcggagatgaacaggcctggtacatATTACCGTGACCGTGGCCTCCTCTACCACAGGTGTCAAAGTGTTATTTAACCCTTTTCGCACCTGATTTTTTGTTGTAGAAGGAGTAGtcgattttttatttcaattacctAAATTACTCGCTATTGAGCACAGAGATCTTTTAACTTGTTGGTATACTCATATTAAACTAATAATGCATCGTTTTCAGCTACATACTGTCAGAAATTGCCAAACAGAACAGCAAGTTATCGCTACAAAATCCAGTTGAATATATCGGCGAATTCTACCTCGACGGCTCTGATGGCTACACTTATCTAGTCAAATACATTCTGACAGATGTCTCGAAGGATAATAGTACATACTATACACCAGAGCAAGGGCCAGGCACACCACCACT from Ostrinia nubilalis chromosome 4, ilOstNubi1.1, whole genome shotgun sequence carries:
- the LOC135088644 gene encoding uncharacterized protein LOC135088644 isoform X4: MKLIIVLSLVALRAAAPAGGPRDESIKSPGINSLNNFYILSEIAKQNSKLSLQNPVEYIGEFYLDGSDGYTYLVKYILTDVSKDNSTYYTPEQGPGTPPLVLASMVG